CGTCTAAAAATGCCTTATTTGTAGATGTGTCGTCGTAGTCGCTTTGTAGGTATATTTCCACGCCGAAGAGACGTCCAAATGTCATAGTAGTTTCACGCGATGACGATACGCCCATTTTGTCATCGTCGGATGTTATACATTCCTTTTTCGACCGTTTTGTTTATGTGTCATTATTTTTGGTCGattgaaatatatttatttctTAGGAATATTTATTCTTGTTATTCTTGATTTCGTCGTCTGTATTGTTCGTTCGTCCGTTTAATCCGTTAATTTATCATTTTTCAGTAGTAGGTTGAGGAtattgtgtatatgtttttatgtGTATTTATACTTGTTATTTTTCAAGTATTCTCTTGGTGTCACTTGTGTATTATTTAGATTATCCTAATGAATCTAAATACATACATATAACACATTATATATACACTTTGATGGATtctctaaaatatatatatatatatatatatatatatatatatatatatatatatatatatatatactagtgggaatgcccgcgcgttgcggcgggtgtCTCGACTAACATCAGATTAGTTATAACGTCTATTTTGAACCACAGCTCATTCCCAAAAATCACAGCTGAAGCCCACATGTTGATTAAAATGGCTACACAACTGAATTAACCTAAAAGTTGAATGAAATAATAAAACATCAAATTTGATATTCAAGAGCAACTAATCAATTCGGAAGAATAATAAATCTAACCGAAAAGATCCAGCGTCATATAACGAACCCGAACCGCCCCAGATGACCAGTTTTACACATCAAGCATCAACTTGAAAGATCTAGCATCGtatacccgacccgacccaaatGACCGGTTGTACTCATCAAGCATCACCCAGAAATATCCGGCGTCATTTAACCAACCCATTAAGCATCAAACAGTCGATCTAGGCCCGTTTAGTACACACAATTTTCTAACAGAGGAATCCAAACATATAAAAAAAGATGCCAAAAAGAACATGCCTTCTTTAATCCTTTGTAAGGCTTCAACAGGTGGCTTTCGACCTGCCTTCTTCAATTTCTGTATAAGAAAACACAATTTTACTTCATATGAGTTTCTACATGTCGAATAAAAACGAGTTTTAAGATTATATTTCATACGTTAAGAGCAGGCTAACGAGttggaaaaataaaataaaactcaAGCATTTTAAAATTAATAACTTACCTCAAACTTTTAATCTTTTTATCTTCCTGAGTTCACATAGAGTCAAGTACATCCTCACTTCTCTAAATCTTACATGTGCAAAAAAAATGTTGTTAAAATTCTGCTCCCCTCCCCTTGTAGCAGCTACATGCAAGAATACAAAAACCTATTAGAAACAAGTAAACTATTACATACTATCAAGCACGGGGACGCCATTTTACGTCGGGTACCCGTCCCGGGGACGGAAACGGGTCGGGGACGGCTCCCAAACGTACCCGGATATTGGGGACTTCTACATATGCTTGGGGACGGCTCGGGTACTTCCCAAACAAAGTGACGTTTCCTAAAATATTTAGGGTTTTAACCCTTTTAACTTCCAAAATACGAATGGTCTGCTCGGCCTTTTAACTTCCAACATTCACGTACATTGTATTATCAAGTAGCAACACAATTGGCGGTGAACAATGCAACTGGTTTGAAGTTGATGTTGCTGGTGTAAGCACTGGTCTGATGCCTGAACCAACCGGTGGGCCTTGGGGAGCAGTTGGAGTCGGTGCTGATGCATCAGGCGCCACCGGTTTGGACTCACGTGGGTCTGGCTCATGCAAGTCGTCTTGGCTCTTTTCAGATGGCGTTGGTGTTGCTGCCATGGAACctgaaaacatttagggtttcaAAATCTTTGTAAAGTAATATGGTTTATATAAATTTATGGTTCGTACCGCTAGGGCTTGGTGGCAGGTCTGGAGAATCAGCGGCAGGTGGAAGAACTTTGGGCGGCGGCGGAGGAACGAATAATGCAGGACCTGTCATTAAGTCGGTTAACCGATCGGTTTTCGAGTTTCATGATTATGGTGTGACCTAATGATATTTGtccatttttatagtttttaatTTAACTATTTAGGAGGTTGAAAGCATTCGAGTATCAACCCGTTTGACCTGCTTGACACTTTTTATGAAGTTTTAATGTTACGATATAAAAAGTCGTAAACATTTGAATACGCGTTTGATGACTTGCGACCCGTTTGACCTGCCTGACACACTTTATTCGTTTCGTTTTCAAAATAGAGGTGCCTATTTTGGCTCATTTAcctaaaacgggtcaaaagtcaTCCAAATTTTTTTCAAAGGCTTTAAAACCTCCTGAATCACTTCAATTATCAAAACTGTATCACTATATTTAGCAATGTACTTTTACAGTCTTATTCTATTCATCATTTACTTATAAAACTATAAGAAAATGGACAAATATTCTTGACAGGCCAACCCAACTTGACTCTTTGGTATCCCGTACCACAAGTTACCCATTTAATCCGTTACGCAACCAACCAGACCCGTTCATCTACCCACTTTCTAGATAACACATTATACTAATCGACCCGTTTTGAGCAAAACTTTACCTGCAGGAGGCAGAGGAACACCGGTAGCTGCAAACCAACCAAGTAAAAAAAGTGagaatttaataaaaaataacaaaacaaatgaAAGGAACTCTTGAAAGCCATTACATTTGCATTGGAACGGTACGCTTTTCGAGTTGGACGCTTTAGGGAGTGTAATAGCCAACGGGTGGTTAATTGGGCTCGGTAGTGAAAACGGAACGTTTCCAGTAACGATAACACATGTGCAGTCCATGCTCGTAGTCATAAGGGATTCAACCCCTTTACAATAACTTGCGGTTGGTGATCCCCCGTTTGCGCTACTCCCCGTGATGTAATTCACACACGGGGTGAAGCTAGCAATCATTGACACCGTGCATGGAGTGCTAATCTGACCCGACACAGTGAAAACCGTAATCGCTAGGAATATTGTGGTTAACAAACCCGAAAAACGATCCATGATTGATGAAAATTGTGACAATCACATTTGGGTCTTGTAAATTTATAGGTTGATGGGTTGCAGCAGGAGTTGAACCACCTTGACTGGCTTGGTGAGTGGTTGGTTGATTTGTCTTGACTTGAGAACTGAAATATGCTGAGAATTATAGTCAAGTTAGGTAAAACTTTCAGCATATTAAGCTTGTTAACACACAGGTGTACGTAGCGAAGGAAAATGATGACGTGATACCCAAATTTCGAAATGTTTGGGACGGGTATTTTGGTATAGGAACGGATATAAGATTAGTTAAAAAAAATCATGAATTTGGGATGAAGTTGGTATTAGGTAATACCCGCCAGATTACCAGAATCCGTTAGTCACATCAAAAATTTAAGATACGTATATTAACTAATACATCAAACATTCTTGAAAAGATAACAAATTATATGTCTAGTTGTTAGAAACATGAAATTATTAGAAATTACATAACAAGTTTAGTAGTGAAGATGCTACCTGAACACTGTAAATTGGAAAGGTTGTCGCAATGTAGCTTTTATAAGTGGAGCTTAATCCACCCTATTTAcagaaaatatatatacaaatttcgtgttcaaacacacaaaaataaatataatcttGAACTAACAAAAATATGTTCATACCTATAAAGTTTGCCAGGCGTCCTTTTGGGGATGACATCATCATCACTTAGAACCCTTTTGCCAATAGGAGCAAACCCGCCAAAAATAACCCAAAATTCACTCGAGTCTCCCTCGGCTTGTAGTTTTCCATCGTCTAAAACGTTCAATAACATATAAATAACaattaacacaaaaaaaaaaaaactacgcaTATATTAGTATCAGTATCAATCGGAAAAAGCCAAACCCCCAACATTGCATGTCCCCTCATGATATTTATCCTTCAAGAACTGTATAACTTCCAAAGCCTTAGCCATTTCTTGAATATTTGAATTTGCTCCGTTAAATTGAAAGATCTTATCTTTAGTGTCCA
This genomic stretch from Helianthus annuus cultivar XRQ/B chromosome 8, HanXRQr2.0-SUNRISE, whole genome shotgun sequence harbors:
- the LOC110873555 gene encoding uncharacterized protein LOC110873555 isoform X12, whose amino-acid sequence is MAKALEVIQFLKDKYHEGTCNVGDDGKLQAEGDSSEFWVIFGGFAPIGKRVLSDDDVIPKRTPGKLYSIFQFSSQDKSTNHSPSQSRWFNSCCNPSTYKFTRPKCDCHNFHQSWIVFRLPVFLCLLQVLHYSFLRRRPKFFHLPLILQTCHQALAVPWQQHQRHLKRAKTTCMSQTHVSPNRWRLMHQHRLQLLPKAHRLVQASDQCLHQQHQLQTSCIVHRQLCCYLIIQSATRGGEQNFNNIFFAHVRFREVRMYLTLCELRKIKRLKV
- the LOC110873555 gene encoding uncharacterized protein LOC110873555 isoform X3; the encoded protein is MISFLSSIRHPPSPNTTSTSPVTHPHHLSVATTHTTHLRRRSPTTVLLLHPEPQSPSDTSSAAHSHHHRQVAALNHHPSTSPSSDKIFQFNGANSNIQEMAKALEVIQFLKDKYHEGTCNVGDDGKLQAEGDSSEFWVIFGGFAPIGKRVLSDDDVIPKRTPGKLYSSQVKTNQPTTHQASQGGSTPAATHQPINLQDPNLPVFLCLLQVLHYSFLRRRPKFFHLPLILQTCHQALAVPWQQHQRHLKRAKTTCMSQTHVSPNRWRLMHQHRLQLLPKAHRLVQASDQCLHQQHQLQTSCIVHRQLCCYLIIQSATRGGEQNFNNIFFAHVRFREVRMYLTLCELRKIKRLKV
- the LOC110873555 gene encoding uncharacterized protein LOC110873555 isoform X4, whose amino-acid sequence is MISFLSSIRHPPSPNTTSTSPVTHPHHLSVATTHTTHLRRRSPTTVLLLHPEPQSPSDTSSAAHSHHHRQVAALNHHPSTSPSSDKIFQFNGANSNIQEMAKALEVIQFLKDKYHEGTCNVGDDGKLQAEGDSSEFWVIFGGFAPIGKRVLSDDDVIPKRTPGKLYSSQVKTNQPTTHQASQGGSTPAATHQPINLQDPNLPVFLCLLQVLHYSFLRRRPKFFHLPLILQTCHQALAQHQRHLKRAKTTCMSQTHVSPNRWRLMHQHRLQLLPKAHRLVQASDQCLHQQHQLQTSCIVHRQLCCYLIIQSATRGGEQNFNNIFFAHVRFREVRMYLTLCELRKIKRLKV
- the LOC110873555 gene encoding uncharacterized protein LOC110873555 isoform X1; this encodes MISFLSSIRHPPSPNTTSTSPVTHPHHLSVATTHTTHLRRRSPTTVLLLHPEPQSPSDTSSAAHSHHHRQVAALNHHPSTSPSSDKIFQFNGANSNIQEMAKALEVIQFLKDKYHEGTCNVGDDGKLQAEGDSSEFWVIFGGFAPIGKRVLSDDDVIPKRTPGKLYSIFQFSSQDKSTNHSPSQSRWFNSCCNPSTYKFTRPKCDCHNFHQSWIVFRLPVFLCLLQVLHYSFLRRRPKFFHLPLILQTCHQALAVPWQQHQRHLKRAKTTCMSQTHVSPNRWRLMHQHRLQLLPKAHRLVQASDQCLHQQHQLQTSCIVHRQLCCYLIIQSATRGGEQNFNNIFFAHVRFREVRMYLTLCELRKIKRLKV
- the LOC110873555 gene encoding uncharacterized protein LOC110873555 isoform X6, with the protein product MISFLSSIRHPPSPNTTSTSPVTHPHHLSVATTHTTHLRRRSPTTVLLLHPEPQSPSDTSSAAHSHHHRQVAALNHHPSTSPSSDDGKLQAEGDSSEFWVIFGGFAPIGKRVLSDDDVIPKRTPGKLYSIFQFSSQDKSTNHSPSQSRWFNSCCNPSTYKFTRPKCDCHNFHQSWIVFRLPVFLCLLQVLHYSFLRRRPKFFHLPLILQTCHQALAVPWQQHQRHLKRAKTTCMSQTHVSPNRWRLMHQHRLQLLPKAHRLVQASDQCLHQQHQLQTSCIVHRQLCCYLIIQSATRGGEQNFNNIFFAHVRFREVRMYLTLCELRKIKRLKV
- the LOC110873555 gene encoding uncharacterized protein LOC110873555 isoform X2, which codes for MISFLSSIRHPPSPNTTSTSPVTHPHHLSVATTHTTHLRRRSPTTVLLLHPEPQSPSDTSSAAHSHHHRQVAALNHHPSTSPSSDKIFQFNGANSNIQEMAKALEVIQFLKDKYHEGTCNVGDDGKLQAEGDSSEFWVIFGGFAPIGKRVLSDDDVIPKRTPGKLYSIFQFSSQDKSTNHSPSQSRWFNSCCNPSTYKFTRPKCDCHNFHQSWIVFRLPVFLCLLQVLHYSFLRRRPKFFHLPLILQTCHQALAQHQRHLKRAKTTCMSQTHVSPNRWRLMHQHRLQLLPKAHRLVQASDQCLHQQHQLQTSCIVHRQLCCYLIIQSATRGGEQNFNNIFFAHVRFREVRMYLTLCELRKIKRLKV
- the LOC110873555 gene encoding actin cytoskeleton-regulatory complex protein PAN1 isoform X9, which produces MISFLSSIRHPPSPNTTSTSPVTHPHHLSVATTHTTHLRRRSPTTVLLLHPEPQSPSDTSSAAHSHHHRQVAALNHHPSTSPSSDKIFQFNGANSNIQEMAKALEVIQFLKDKYHEGTCNVGDDGKLQAEGDSSEFWVIFGGFAPIGKRVLSDDDVIPKRTPGKLYSIFQFSSQDKSTNHSPSQSRWFNSCCNPSTYKFTRPKSTGVPLPPAGPALFVPPPPPKVLPPAADSPDLPPSPSATPTPSEKSQDDLHEPDPRESKPVAPDASAPTPTAPQGPPVGSGIRPVLTPATSTSNQLHCSPPIVLLLDNTICYKGRGAEF
- the LOC110873555 gene encoding actin cytoskeleton-regulatory complex protein PAN1 isoform X7; the protein is MISFLSSIRHPPSPNTTSTSPVTHPHHLSVATTHTTHLRRRSPTTVLLLHPEPQSPSDTSSAAHSHHHRQVAALNHHPSTSPSSDKIFQFNGANSNIQEMAKALEVIQFLKDKYHEGTCNVGDDGKLQAEGDSSEFWVIFGGFAPIGKRVLSDDDVIPKRTPGKLYSIFQFSSQDKSTNHSPSQSRWFNSCCNPSTYKFTRPKSTGVPLPPAGPALFVPPPPPKVLPPAADSPDLPPSPSGSMAATPTPSEKSQDDLHEPDPRESKPVAPDASAPTPTAPQGPPVGSGIRPVLTPATSTSNQLHCSPPIVLLLDNTICYKGRGAEF
- the LOC110873555 gene encoding myosin tail region-interacting protein MTI1 isoform X10, with the translated sequence MISFLSSIRHPPSPNTTSTSPVTHPHHLSVATTHTTHLRRRSPTTVLLLHPEPQSPSDTSSAAHSHHHRQVAALNHHPSTSPSSDKIFQFNGANSNIQEMAKALEVIQFLKDKYHEGTCNVGDDGKLQAEGDSSEFWVIFGGFAPIGKRVLSDDDVIPKRTPGKLYSSQVKTNQPTTHQASQATGVPLPPAGPALFVPPPPPKVLPPAADSPDLPPSPSGSMAATPTPSEKSQDDLHEPDPRESKPVAPDASAPTPTAPQGPPVGSGIRPVLTPATSTSNQLHCSPPIVLLLDNTICYKGRGAEF
- the LOC110873555 gene encoding myosin tail region-interacting protein MTI1 isoform X11; the protein is MISFLSSIRHPPSPNTTSTSPVTHPHHLSVATTHTTHLRRRSPTTVLLLHPEPQSPSDTSSAAHSHHHRQVAALNHHPSTSPSSDKIFQFNGANSNIQEMAKALEVIQFLKDKYHEGTCNVGDDGKLQAEGDSSEFWVIFGGFAPIGKRVLSDDDVIPKRTPGKLYSSQVKTNQPTTHQASQATGVPLPPAGPALFVPPPPPKVLPPAADSPDLPPSPSATPTPSEKSQDDLHEPDPRESKPVAPDASAPTPTAPQGPPVGSGIRPVLTPATSTSNQLHCSPPIVLLLDNTICYKGRGAEF
- the LOC110873555 gene encoding actin cytoskeleton-regulatory complex protein PAN1 isoform X8, producing the protein MISFLSSIRHPPSPNTTSTSPVTHPHHLSVATTHTTHLRRRSPTTVLLLHPEPQSPSDTSSAAHSHHHRQVAALNHHPSTSPSSDKIFQFNGANSNIQEMAKALEVIQFLKDKYHEGTCNVGDDGKLQAEGDSSEFWVIFGGFAPIGKRVLSDDDVIPKRTPGKLYSIFQFSSQDKSTNHSPSQSRWFNSCCNPSTYKFTRPKSTGVPLPPAGPALFVPPPPPKVLPPAADSPDLPPSPSGSMAATPTPSEKSQDDLHEPDPRESKPVAPDASAPTPTAPQGPPVGSGIRPVLTPATSTSNQLHCSPPIVLLLDNTMYVNVGS
- the LOC110873555 gene encoding uncharacterized protein LOC110873555 isoform X5; protein product: MISFLSSIRHPPSPNTTSTSPVTHPHHLSVATTHTTHLRRRSPTTVLLLHPEPQSPSDTSSAAHSHHHRQVAALNHHPSTSPSSDKIFQFNGANSNIQEMAKALEVIQFLKDKYHEGTCNVGDDGKLQAEGDSSEFWVIFGGFAPIGKRVLSDDDVIPKRTPGKLYSIFQFSSQDKSTNHSPSQSRWFNSCCNPSTYKFTRPKCDCHNFHQSWIVFRLPVFLCLLQVLHYSFLRRRPKFFHLPLILQTCHQALAVPWQQHQRHLKRAKTTCMSQTHVSPNRWRLMHQHRLQLLPKAHRLVQASDQCLHQQHQLQTSCIVHRQLCCYLIIQCT